The window GCTCGTCATATGTCGGCCACGTTGTTTTCTTAAGTTCAAGCCAAACTTCTCTTAAGAACCTGCCTACTCTTTGGAAGGTTCCTTCCTTCTTGTTGGTGCCGTTTGCCATGAGGTCACTTCCTTTGCGCTTGTGCCCTTTTAGG is drawn from Armatimonadota bacterium and contains these coding sequences:
- the secE gene encoding preprotein translocase subunit SecE — encoded protein: MANGTNKKEGTFQRVGRFLREVWLELKKTTWPTYDELKKSTAIVIAAVAIVTLWVGGLDYLLSVITRRFGW